A single region of the Brachypodium distachyon strain Bd21 chromosome 3, Brachypodium_distachyon_v3.0, whole genome shotgun sequence genome encodes:
- the LOC100825727 gene encoding uncharacterized protein LOC100825727 has protein sequence MGCISSKILTRSGSLQEKKASSYHGFQRSSSQLIEDIILSSSNSKTNGDQPTFLALLRTTSSSSSAAAARKSRVDAAAAAAEQSPASAATPAAAAKIETIDVSELLAGLEEEDDEEEREEQGENDGQDDGAAAAGTRARSFRTVEDFDALVNEKPERDASAAPPGPPESGSLEQEDPPTAAAAAASGHGDGAIAGAKRRARARQLRELSAQPEAAAGGFDFGKSGSLRDWLRGGGQIFSPGSYVTPKFGNATAVRSENAGEEHAAAVFDPELVAQLELAMEELSVDEERVMREVLESLDAGEKKREEAERLDLERPLKDQALPLVA, from the coding sequence atggGGTGCATCTCTTCCAAGATCCTGACGAGATCAGGGAGCCTCCAGGAGAAGAAGGCCAGCAGCTACCACGGGTTTCAaaggagcagcagccagcTGATCGAGGACATCATCCTGTCCAGCTCCAACTCCAAGACCAACGGGGATCAGCCCACGttcctcgccctcctccgtACCACGTCCAGTTCTtcttccgcggcggcggccaggaagAGCAGAGTcgacgccgcggccgccgccgccgagcagaGCCCTGCTTCGGCCGCGACTCCGGCTGCGGCGGCCAAGATCGAGACCATCGACGTGTCCGAGCTGCTCGCCGgtctcgaggaagaagacgacgaagaagaaagagaagaacaaGGTGAGAATGATGGTCAGGAtgatggcgcggcggcggccgggaccAGGGCGAGGAGCTTCCGCACGGTGGAGGACTTCGACGCGCTCGTGAACGAGAAGCCTGAGCGAGACGCGTCCGCGGCACCGCCGGGGCCGCCGGAGAGCGGCTCTTTGGAGCAAGAGGATCCTccgacggcagcggcagcggcagcctcCGGACACGGAGACGGCGCCATCGCGGGCGCGAAGAGGCGGGCGAGGGCGAGGCAGCTGCGCGAGCTGAGCGCGCAgccggaagcggcggcggggggcttCGACTTCGGCAAGTCCGGGAGCCTGAGGGACTggctgcgcggcggcgggcagatCTTCTCGCCGGGGTCCTACGTCACGCCCAAGTTCGGCAACGCAACGGCCGTTCGGTCCGAGAATGCCGGGGAggagcacgcggcggcggtgtttGATCCGGAGCTGGTGGCGCAGTTGGAGCTGGCCATGGAGGAGCTGTCGGTGGACGAGGAGCGCGTCATGAGGGAGGTCCTGGAATCCCTGGACGccggagagaagaagagagaagaagcaGAGAGGTTAGACTTGGAGAGGCCCCTCAAGGATCAGGCGTTGCCATTGGTGGCTTAA
- the LOC100834223 gene encoding tricin synthase 1, whose amino-acid sequence MATYRPDRNTLLASDSILEYVLETTVYPREQERVRELRLITQRHPRSYMGSSPDQMQFFSVLLKMTGAVKAVEVGVFTGYSLLCTALALPAHGKVVGIDVNRDYYELGRPVIEKAGVAHKVDFRQGDGLAVLDGLIAEEAEAGEEKLFDFAYADADKLQYAGYHERLLRLVRVGGVIAYDNTLWGGSVAMARDTPGSSDYDRVVRDYMVGFNAAVAADDRVQACLLPIADGVTLCRRLK is encoded by the exons atggcgacctACCGGCCGGACCGAAACACCCTCCTGGCGTCCGACTCGATCCTTGAG TACGTGCTGGAGACGACGGTGTACCCGCGGGAGCAGGAGCGTGTGCGCGAGCTCCGCCTCATCACGCAGCGGCACCCGCGGTCCTACATGGGTTCGTCGCCGGACCAGATGCAGTTCTTCTCGGTCCTGCTGAAGATGACGGGCGCCGTGAAGGCCGTCGAGGTGGGCGTCTTCACGGGCTACTCGCTGCTCTGCACGGCCCTGGCGCTCCCGGCCCACGGCAAGGTGGTGGGCATCGACGTGAACCGGGACTACTACGAGCTGGGCCGGCCCGTGATCGAGAAGGCCGGCGTCGCCCACAAGGTGGACTTCCGCCAGGGCGACGGGCTCGCCGTGCTCGACGGCCTCATCGCCGAGGAAGCCGAGGCCGGTGAGGAGAAGTTGTTCGACTTCGCGTACGCAGACGCGGACAAGCTGCAGTACGCCGGGTACCAcgagcggctgctgcggctggtGCGTGTGGGCGGGGTCATCGCCTACGACAACACGCTCTGGGGCGGCTCCGTGGCCATGGCACGGGATACGCCGGGGAGCTCGGATTACGACCGCGTGGTCAGGGACTACATGGTGGGGTTCaacgccgccgtggccgccgacgACCGCGTCCAGGCctgcctcctccccatcgCCGACGGCGTCAcgctctgccgccgcctcaaGTGA